The following proteins are encoded in a genomic region of Paenibacillus sp. FSL H3-0469:
- a CDS encoding aldo/keto reductase family protein, with product MKYRRLGGTGLKVSEISLGSWLTYGGYVEQDNAVKAIETAYSLGINFFDTANVYEKGAAEKVLGATLSSYPRESYVLATKVFGVMGDGPNDRGLSRKHITEQCHASLKRLGAEYVDLLYCHRYDPDTPIEETLRALDDLVRQGKVLYVGVSEWTAAQMTEALAVADRYLLDHIVVNQPVYNMFERYIEKEIIPLGLRKGIGQVVFSPLAQGLLTGKYSSVSDIPADSRAARLDWMRKGITEEKITKVQELGKVAAELDISVGNLALAWILRQPNVSSALVGASRPEQVEENVQASGIELNEDILARIDEIIG from the coding sequence ATGAAATACCGCAGATTAGGTGGAACCGGACTTAAGGTCAGTGAGATCAGCCTGGGAAGCTGGTTGACCTACGGAGGATATGTGGAACAGGACAATGCCGTTAAGGCCATTGAAACCGCTTACTCCCTGGGCATTAATTTTTTTGATACCGCGAATGTCTATGAGAAGGGGGCAGCGGAAAAGGTGCTGGGAGCTACCCTGAGCAGCTATCCGCGCGAATCCTATGTGCTGGCGACCAAGGTGTTCGGGGTAATGGGTGACGGTCCCAATGACCGCGGCCTGTCCCGGAAGCATATTACCGAGCAATGCCATGCCAGCCTGAAGCGGCTGGGCGCTGAATATGTGGATTTGCTATACTGTCACCGGTATGATCCGGACACCCCGATCGAAGAGACGCTGCGGGCGCTGGATGATCTGGTCCGTCAGGGCAAGGTGCTGTATGTGGGAGTCAGTGAATGGACAGCGGCGCAGATGACCGAAGCTCTTGCGGTTGCTGACCGGTATCTGCTGGATCATATCGTTGTCAATCAGCCGGTCTATAATATGTTTGAAAGATATATCGAGAAGGAGATTATCCCGCTTGGCCTGCGTAAGGGTATTGGACAAGTCGTATTCTCCCCGCTCGCTCAAGGTCTGCTGACCGGCAAATACAGCTCGGTCTCCGATATTCCGGCAGACAGCCGGGCTGCCCGGCTGGACTGGATGCGCAAAGGAATTACGGAGGAGAAGATTACAAAGGTTCAGGAGCTGGGCAAGGTTGCCGCTGAACTGGATATCTCCGTAGGCAATCTGGCGCTGGCCTGGATTCTGCGCCAGCCTAATGTATCCAGTGCCTTGGTCGGCGCGAGCCGCCCTGAGCAGGTAGAGGAGAATGTGCAGGCTTCGGGCATTGAGCTGAATGAGGATATACTGGCACGAATTGATGAAATTATCGGTTAA
- a CDS encoding S-layer homology domain-containing protein codes for MSNYPFVKKVWSGILAMTVLLPTLTPALSPLPTAFGEAAETSGVVKVEDFEQVSLADLTFDSARIHSGSLALESNPKYVHSGAKSLRIDYDFIGITDNPSQVAVGPATQLPLTNRTPKRIGMWVYANQEGHGLTSKFYVSSTGKSKTYEIRSEETGIDWSGWKYVEADIGSDLTMPGTLAFYFQMKERQMSKKNKGSIWIDDVRLIYDEPLDEDMDVPVLSPASPAPNQTLSAPVSDLILSAEDAKSGIDPDSIRLTVDGQAAAPSTYAYDLNLKQITYHPELPLDGGYHQVLAEVKDRAGNPAAAEYAFQIEHGARFTLEAPEEAVSNETYQLKLKATDVGEAKSFQARIKFDPATLQANVITARSGLSHVQTVIDNTGGYVEVSAEGLQGDQADALASIDFEVNRSAKMERGETAKQMAMVEGSFGYGSGTPVRSFASPLSYKIGFPYKISIKGSGLHTQSIISVTSRAGAPVEGAGIDFTDTSGPQTYVNVTADGSKVYAKADSASAVLLAVEKNTRMFATAGSASGFIKVYLPDGSKAGYISSADVEQSDLAAGIGLTDAKGESHTPLTNLAIGTWSVQAVKDGGTSESISMNVVAPFGGADPQYVQTFVTEDMKTMLSVGWQTAPTVQEAYIQYMKDSDWVDSDLANAPAKAAMQRALSEVEVIPEAAGGPMGEIKFHHALVTGLEPGTGYRYRVGYDGHWSDWSNYKTAEVAPDKPVSFIFVTDSHTKGDNGLETYQQLIKHAFTNYPDTQFVMHGGDMVDDGAVLNEWNQFWLASSVYSSSVPSAYAMGNHDVKGGGKYIFAKGLGLPVNGPEIQKEYAYSFDSGEVHFMVLNSEADEVTMGKQAEWLRQDLQASNKKWKIVMFHKPAYHTEDGRGNLIEYTQTYFAPILEELKVDLVLEGHDHVYARTYPMSKGKPLPSGEQGTVYLDGGASGWKFYDGSKYEYLDFMFDEDVPVYSAIQVSHDKIVIQARTTQSTELIDNYTIVKKDERTVTSVAVAPAELKLNVGDKHATVLTATYSDNSTADVTNQAIWTSSNEQAATVDAEGVIHAVEAGEATIQANYGNLPPVKLSVTVQTEGTLPKLLKLTADPGTHTLQVNEQAASVITAVYDNGVSTVVTDQVHWTTSDPVIASVSDKGIITGVAAGDGVTITASFGGLTVAIPIVVEGGTVPVVKPTPTPTPTPTPTPTPTPTPQTGVTPAATPTPKPAVTPTASPTATMTPAPTPAITAGPAKPTLTRPVLKDSLDLEKLKSIVAKGRTGVIVSFQDVPSTLWSASFIERAARMGMITGYTDGSFHPEAKVTRAEFAVMLTKAFSLTGSQGTGFSDTQGHWASMALAALQQHGVIQGYADGSFHPKQEITRAEAVTMLARLTSYVPGTPARFSDLPASWATEPINAFANAGIVSGKGNGAFKPKDAASRAESVVMIIRLMDKLLEAGKE; via the coding sequence GGGATGTGGGTATACGCCAATCAGGAAGGTCATGGTCTTACCTCCAAGTTCTACGTTTCTTCTACCGGTAAATCCAAAACGTATGAAATCAGGAGTGAAGAGACCGGGATCGACTGGAGCGGGTGGAAGTATGTTGAGGCGGATATAGGTTCAGACTTGACTATGCCGGGAACGCTGGCTTTCTACTTCCAGATGAAAGAAAGACAAATGAGCAAAAAGAATAAAGGCTCGATTTGGATTGATGACGTCAGGCTGATCTATGATGAACCGCTGGATGAAGATATGGATGTGCCTGTATTAAGTCCGGCGTCACCTGCTCCTAATCAAACGTTGAGCGCCCCCGTCTCTGACCTTATTCTGTCAGCGGAGGATGCCAAGTCGGGCATTGATCCGGATTCCATCCGCTTAACGGTGGATGGTCAGGCTGCGGCACCGTCAACGTATGCCTATGATCTGAATCTTAAGCAGATCACCTATCACCCGGAGCTCCCGCTGGACGGAGGGTATCATCAGGTGCTGGCGGAAGTGAAGGATAGGGCCGGCAATCCGGCAGCGGCCGAATATGCTTTTCAGATTGAGCATGGGGCCCGATTCACCTTGGAAGCCCCGGAGGAGGCTGTCAGTAATGAGACCTACCAGTTGAAGCTGAAGGCGACCGACGTAGGCGAAGCCAAGAGCTTCCAGGCCAGAATCAAGTTCGATCCAGCGACATTGCAGGCCAATGTGATTACTGCACGTTCCGGCCTCAGCCATGTGCAGACGGTCATCGACAATACAGGCGGCTATGTTGAAGTCAGTGCAGAGGGATTGCAAGGGGATCAGGCGGATGCGCTGGCAAGTATTGATTTTGAAGTGAACCGGTCTGCGAAAATGGAACGCGGCGAGACGGCTAAGCAGATGGCCATGGTAGAGGGCAGTTTCGGATATGGAAGCGGGACGCCAGTTCGTTCCTTCGCCTCTCCGTTAAGTTATAAGATCGGGTTTCCTTACAAGATCAGCATCAAAGGATCAGGCCTGCATACTCAGAGTATCATCTCGGTTACCTCCCGCGCAGGAGCGCCGGTGGAAGGAGCCGGGATTGATTTTACCGATACCAGCGGTCCTCAGACTTATGTGAATGTAACCGCCGATGGGTCCAAAGTATATGCCAAAGCCGATTCAGCATCCGCAGTGTTGCTTGCTGTAGAGAAGAACACGCGGATGTTCGCCACGGCAGGCAGTGCCTCCGGATTCATCAAGGTGTATTTGCCGGATGGCAGCAAGGCGGGGTACATCTCATCCGCAGATGTGGAGCAGAGTGATCTTGCCGCAGGAATCGGCTTGACGGATGCCAAGGGAGAGAGCCATACGCCCCTGACGAACCTTGCCATTGGCACTTGGAGCGTGCAGGCTGTCAAGGATGGCGGGACCAGCGAGAGTATCAGTATGAATGTTGTAGCGCCGTTTGGCGGGGCAGATCCGCAATATGTGCAGACCTTTGTCACCGAAGATATGAAGACGATGCTGAGTGTAGGGTGGCAGACCGCGCCAACTGTTCAAGAAGCCTACATCCAGTATATGAAAGATAGTGATTGGGTGGACAGTGACCTGGCGAATGCTCCGGCAAAAGCAGCCATGCAGCGTGCGCTCTCCGAGGTGGAGGTCATTCCTGAGGCTGCAGGCGGACCTATGGGCGAAATCAAGTTTCATCACGCATTAGTCACCGGTCTTGAGCCGGGAACGGGCTACCGTTACAGAGTCGGCTACGATGGCCATTGGAGCGATTGGTCCAATTACAAGACGGCGGAGGTTGCACCGGACAAGCCTGTTTCCTTTATATTTGTAACCGATTCGCATACCAAAGGGGACAATGGGCTGGAGACCTATCAGCAATTGATCAAGCATGCGTTCACTAATTATCCCGATACCCAGTTCGTTATGCATGGCGGTGATATGGTCGATGACGGGGCGGTTTTGAATGAATGGAACCAGTTCTGGCTAGCCTCTTCGGTCTATTCCTCCTCTGTTCCTTCAGCGTATGCCATGGGGAATCATGATGTAAAAGGGGGAGGGAAGTATATTTTCGCCAAAGGATTGGGGCTACCAGTGAATGGGCCTGAGATCCAGAAGGAGTATGCCTATTCGTTCGATTCAGGAGAGGTGCATTTCATGGTGCTGAACTCTGAAGCAGACGAAGTAACGATGGGCAAGCAAGCGGAGTGGCTTCGGCAGGATCTTCAAGCCAGTAATAAAAAATGGAAGATTGTCATGTTCCACAAACCTGCCTACCATACCGAGGATGGACGCGGCAATCTGATTGAATACACACAGACTTATTTTGCCCCTATTCTCGAAGAATTGAAGGTCGATCTGGTGCTGGAAGGCCATGACCATGTATATGCTCGGACCTATCCGATGAGCAAAGGCAAGCCACTGCCAAGCGGAGAGCAAGGAACGGTCTATCTGGACGGCGGGGCGTCCGGCTGGAAGTTCTACGATGGAAGCAAATACGAGTATCTTGATTTCATGTTTGACGAGGATGTTCCGGTCTACTCTGCCATTCAGGTGAGTCATGATAAGATCGTAATTCAAGCCCGCACTACGCAAAGCACAGAATTAATTGACAACTATACGATTGTGAAAAAGGATGAGCGGACCGTGACCTCTGTGGCTGTAGCCCCGGCTGAATTGAAACTGAATGTCGGTGATAAGCACGCGACGGTGCTCACGGCTACCTATAGCGATAACTCCACTGCCGATGTCACGAATCAAGCCATATGGACATCTTCTAATGAGCAGGCAGCTACAGTAGACGCGGAGGGTGTCATTCATGCCGTTGAAGCGGGCGAGGCGACCATCCAGGCGAATTACGGCAACCTGCCGCCAGTGAAGCTATCGGTAACTGTTCAGACAGAAGGTACGCTGCCTAAGCTGCTGAAGCTGACCGCCGATCCCGGTACACATACCTTGCAGGTGAATGAACAAGCGGCATCCGTGATTACGGCGGTATATGACAATGGAGTAAGTACAGTGGTTACAGATCAGGTCCATTGGACGACCTCAGATCCTGTAATCGCCTCGGTATCGGACAAGGGGATCATTACGGGTGTTGCAGCGGGGGATGGAGTAACGATTACAGCTTCCTTCGGCGGCTTAACCGTTGCGATTCCCATCGTGGTTGAGGGCGGAACGGTACCGGTGGTAAAGCCGACGCCGACACCAACGCCGACACCAACACCAACGCCGACACCAACACCAACGCCACAAACGGGAGTAACACCGGCAGCCACGCCAACACCAAAGCCGGCGGTAACACCGACAGCGTCACCAACAGCAACGATGACACCGGCACCAACACCGGCAATAACTGCAGGTCCCGCGAAGCCAACCTTAACCAGGCCTGTGCTGAAAGACAGCCTTGATTTAGAAAAGCTTAAGTCGATCGTTGCAAAAGGCCGGACGGGTGTTATTGTTTCATTCCAGGATGTGCCTTCCACGTTGTGGAGTGCATCGTTCATTGAACGTGCAGCCCGGATGGGGATGATAACGGGTTACACGGATGGTTCATTCCATCCTGAAGCCAAAGTAACACGCGCTGAGTTTGCTGTAATGCTCACAAAAGCTTTTAGCCTGACCGGTTCACAAGGGACCGGATTCTCCGATACGCAGGGACATTGGGCTTCTATGGCACTTGCAGCGCTTCAACAGCATGGTGTGATTCAGGGCTACGCCGATGGTTCCTTCCACCCCAAGCAGGAGATCACCCGTGCAGAAGCGGTGACTATGCTGGCGCGTCTTACGAGCTATGTTCCCGGCACACCGGCGCGATTCTCCGACCTCCCGGCAAGCTGGGCGACAGAGCCAATTAATGCCTTCGCTAATGCGGGCATTGTCTCAGGGAAAGGCAACGGAGCCTTCAAACCGAAGGATGCTGCTTCCCGCGCTGAATCCGTAGTGATGATCATCCGGCTCATGGATAAGCTTCTTGAAGCGGGTAAGGAGTAG
- a CDS encoding Rpn family recombination-promoting nuclease/putative transposase: MPHDEAFKKLLETFFQEFIELFFPELDAMLDYSKTRFLMQELLVDIVGEEARELDLLLEIRYKGLDGYILIHLEPQSYRDNRFHERMFIYFSRLFERYRKEHKLIIPIAIFTSDEIREEQDTLEMVIPEHQILRFQFLKVELRKQNWRRFIDSDNAVAAALLAKMGYTTREARDVRREFLRMFMKLKTRLDQGRLALVMSVADLYFQPDRAQDEEIIQELMIQYPEEGEAIMELMPAWKRWGYEEGIAEGIEKGIEKGIEQGIEQGIEQGIEQGQAEIIRKLLLHGFTPEEVSKAVELPVEKIKKLM, encoded by the coding sequence ATACCGCATGATGAGGCTTTTAAGAAGCTGCTGGAGACGTTCTTTCAGGAATTTATTGAGTTGTTTTTTCCTGAGCTTGATGCAATGCTGGACTATAGTAAAACCCGGTTTCTGATGCAGGAATTGCTGGTCGATATTGTTGGTGAGGAAGCGCGGGAGCTAGATCTGTTGCTGGAAATCCGCTACAAAGGACTGGATGGTTATATTCTGATTCATCTAGAGCCGCAGTCGTATCGGGATAACCGGTTTCATGAACGGATGTTTATCTATTTCAGCCGTTTGTTTGAGCGCTACCGTAAAGAACATAAGCTGATTATTCCGATTGCCATCTTCACTTCAGATGAGATCAGAGAAGAGCAGGACACCTTGGAAATGGTTATTCCTGAGCACCAGATTCTACGCTTTCAATTCCTAAAGGTAGAGCTGCGTAAGCAGAACTGGCGAAGATTTATTGATTCGGACAATGCAGTGGCTGCTGCGTTACTAGCCAAGATGGGGTATACTACAAGAGAAGCGAGAGATGTGCGCCGGGAGTTTCTGCGCATGTTCATGAAGCTGAAGACACGGCTCGATCAAGGTCGGCTGGCGCTTGTGATGTCAGTGGCAGATTTATATTTCCAGCCGGACCGGGCCCAGGATGAAGAGATTATACAAGAATTGATGATACAATACCCGGAGGAGGGTGAAGCGATTATGGAACTCATGCCAGCCTGGAAGCGTTGGGGATACGAAGAAGGTATAGCTGAAGGGATAGAAAAGGGTATAGAGAAAGGTATAGAACAGGGGATAGAGCAAGGAATAGAACAAGGAATAGAACAAGGCCAGGCGGAGATCATCCGTAAATTACTGCTTCATGGATTTACCCCGGAAGAGGTCTCCAAAGCGGTGGAATTACCAGTGGAAAAGATTAAGAAGCTGATGTAA
- a CDS encoding TetR/AcrR family transcriptional regulator, with protein MDRRIRKSQEAIIEAFIQLIAEKNFEQITINEIAERANVSRGTVYSHYTDKYDLLDQCIRTHFVKLIDSCLPCGEQALFPTEAALHYTFRYLDEHASFYAAALANQGVPAFRNRLQAVLMRGFDKQVDMSGINKMMDKGILVQFLAVAMTGMIEQLVTRATPYSAAELAGQLWALMERNQMVPLSAPLSISTNLF; from the coding sequence ATGGATAGAAGGATACGTAAGTCGCAGGAGGCCATTATTGAAGCTTTTATCCAGCTGATTGCAGAGAAGAACTTCGAACAGATCACGATAAACGAAATAGCCGAACGGGCCAATGTAAGCCGGGGCACCGTTTATTCGCATTACACCGACAAATACGATCTGCTGGATCAGTGCATCAGGACACATTTTGTCAAGCTGATTGACAGCTGTCTGCCGTGCGGCGAGCAGGCGCTTTTTCCTACGGAGGCGGCTCTGCACTATACGTTCCGTTACCTCGATGAGCATGCTTCCTTCTATGCAGCGGCGCTGGCTAATCAAGGGGTTCCCGCGTTCCGAAACCGCCTGCAGGCGGTACTGATGCGGGGGTTCGACAAACAGGTGGATATGAGCGGCATTAACAAGATGATGGACAAGGGAATTCTGGTGCAATTTCTGGCTGTGGCCATGACCGGTATGATCGAACAGCTGGTTACGCGTGCAACGCCCTATTCAGCAGCAGAGCTGGCCGGGCAATTGTGGGCGCTGATGGAGCGCAACCAGATGGTCCCGCTGTCCGCTCCGCTTTCTATTTCTACCAATTTGTTCTAG
- a CDS encoding DUF1349 domain-containing protein, with product MTKADFTAYQWMNEGNIRFEEDSIIIEATANSDFFCNNGAVAEEGLTPESLTNAPFFYTEVTGDFVLRVKVSHDFRDTYDSSSIMIMQDLSVWAKACFELTDFDTHAVVSVVTNQTSDDANGCNIDGNEVWLQAARSGNAFAFHYSTDGVRFDMMRFFTLPVGDTIRVGLLAQAPTGNGGDRIYKNFSLEQRTVKNIRAGV from the coding sequence ATGACCAAGGCTGATTTCACAGCGTACCAATGGATGAATGAGGGGAACATCAGGTTTGAGGAGGACAGTATTATAATAGAAGCGACTGCTAACAGTGATTTCTTCTGCAATAACGGGGCGGTTGCGGAAGAAGGGCTGACGCCTGAGAGCCTGACCAATGCGCCGTTCTTCTATACTGAAGTAACCGGGGATTTCGTGCTGCGGGTGAAGGTGAGTCATGACTTCCGGGACACTTACGATTCTTCTTCCATTATGATTATGCAGGATCTGTCGGTCTGGGCGAAGGCCTGCTTCGAGCTGACGGATTTCGATACCCATGCGGTGGTCAGCGTAGTTACGAACCAGACCTCGGATGATGCGAATGGCTGTAACATTGACGGCAATGAGGTATGGCTGCAGGCCGCCAGATCCGGGAATGCCTTTGCATTTCATTATTCGACCGATGGTGTACGGTTTGATATGATGCGCTTCTTTACTCTTCCGGTGGGAGATACAATCAGGGTCGGGTTGTTGGCGCAAGCCCCTACCGGCAATGGCGGGGACAGAATATACAAGAATTTCTCACTGGAACAGCGGACGGTGAAAAATATAAGAGCCGGCGTATAG
- a CDS encoding SDR family NAD(P)-dependent oxidoreductase, whose translation MKLSGNTILITGGGSGIGLAMAERFISAGNTVIITGRREQVLQSAKDKFPGLITRACDLMVESERLALFDWVTASYPGVNVLVNNAGIQQRFNVQTADVRNHWADFNQEITTNLEAPLHLAMLFAPFFAAQEAGTIMNVTSGLAFTPFAIAPIYSATKAALHSFTMSLRLQLSGTRVEVIEVAPPAVNTDLGGSGLHVHGEPLEAFTDGIFQGLADGLQEIGYGTSVSRLRMSRDRIDEYAAQMYEATKSYIE comes from the coding sequence ATGAAGCTCTCAGGAAACACCATTCTGATTACAGGCGGAGGCTCCGGCATTGGGCTGGCGATGGCTGAACGTTTCATCTCAGCAGGGAACACGGTCATTATTACTGGACGGCGTGAGCAGGTGCTGCAGTCGGCTAAGGACAAATTCCCCGGCCTGATTACCCGTGCGTGTGATCTAATGGTAGAGTCTGAACGTCTCGCTTTGTTCGACTGGGTAACTGCAAGCTATCCCGGAGTCAATGTCCTGGTGAACAATGCCGGGATTCAGCAGCGCTTCAATGTACAGACAGCGGATGTGAGGAACCATTGGGCTGATTTCAATCAGGAAATCACCACCAACCTTGAAGCCCCTCTTCATCTGGCTATGCTGTTTGCCCCTTTCTTCGCAGCACAGGAAGCTGGAACTATCATGAATGTGACCTCCGGCCTGGCCTTTACTCCGTTCGCCATCGCACCGATCTATTCAGCAACGAAGGCAGCCCTTCATTCCTTCACCATGAGTCTAAGGCTCCAGCTGTCCGGGACCCGCGTTGAAGTTATCGAGGTCGCCCCGCCAGCCGTAAATACAGATCTCGGCGGATCAGGACTGCATGTGCACGGGGAACCGCTGGAGGCGTTCACGGATGGGATTTTCCAGGGACTCGCTGACGGACTTCAGGAGATCGGATACGGTACATCTGTGAGCCGTCTGCGCATGTCACGGGACCGGATTGACGAATACGCGGCCCAGATGTATGAAGCGACGAAGAGCTATATTGAATAA
- a CDS encoding NADP-dependent oxidoreductase: MHAIAIQHYGNPEVFTEQVLPTPAITETQVLIEMYATTVSSADQLVRSGAFKELMQLQFPHVLGVEVAGMVRAIGKNVSRLKVGDRVMGLSRSGGGYADFISMEENSAIGIPPGLSFQEAAALPAAALSAWQSLFQYGKLNYGQRILIHAGAGGVGHLAVQMAKQHGAYVLATAREYNHEFVGKLGADEVIDYRATDFAEAAGGTVDIVLDMVREAVVDADTGIGATEQKNLQILRDNGRLISLIDPLIATHPKVRGIEAQFAYIEPNPRDLASIIQQVREHKLKVHVEEIFPFNMQGIVDAHNHYETRKIRGKLVILRQQE, from the coding sequence ATGCATGCAATTGCTATTCAGCATTATGGTAATCCCGAAGTATTCACAGAACAAGTACTCCCTACTCCCGCTATCACCGAGACTCAGGTGCTCATTGAAATGTACGCCACAACTGTCAGTTCCGCTGACCAACTGGTGCGCTCAGGCGCATTCAAGGAGTTAATGCAGCTCCAGTTCCCCCATGTGCTGGGAGTAGAAGTAGCCGGAATGGTGAGGGCGATTGGGAAAAATGTGTCACGGCTGAAGGTCGGCGACCGCGTTATGGGGCTCTCCAGATCCGGCGGCGGTTATGCAGACTTCATCTCTATGGAAGAGAACTCAGCTATTGGAATTCCGCCCGGACTTTCCTTTCAGGAAGCTGCCGCCCTGCCCGCTGCGGCCTTGTCAGCCTGGCAGTCGTTATTTCAGTACGGCAAGCTGAATTACGGCCAGCGGATTCTTATTCACGCAGGCGCTGGAGGTGTAGGGCATCTTGCGGTGCAAATGGCCAAGCAGCACGGAGCTTATGTCCTGGCTACCGCCCGGGAATATAATCATGAATTTGTGGGGAAGCTTGGAGCGGATGAGGTTATTGACTACAGGGCCACTGATTTTGCAGAAGCTGCCGGTGGCACAGTAGATATTGTACTGGATATGGTGAGAGAGGCGGTGGTTGATGCGGACACTGGAATAGGAGCAACCGAACAGAAGAACCTCCAGATTCTGCGTGACAACGGAAGGCTAATTTCCCTGATAGACCCGCTGATCGCCACCCACCCCAAGGTTCGCGGAATCGAAGCCCAGTTTGCCTATATCGAGCCGAACCCAAGGGATCTGGCTTCCATTATCCAGCAAGTACGCGAGCATAAGCTTAAGGTGCATGTGGAGGAGATTTTTCCTTTTAACATGCAAGGGATCGTAGATGCACATAATCATTATGAAACCAGGAAAATTCGGGGGAAACTAGTGATCCTGAGACAACAGGAATAG
- a CDS encoding MerR family transcriptional regulator, which yields MNYYSIGEAAARLGIPESTIRYYEKKGLLPRVERDEAGRRIFTEDYLAFLKIILYLKNTQMPISQIRQYVDWMAEGERTTALRLAMFQEHKQAVLAQITLMTEALQGIDKKIKRYTNYLETKGNEVLS from the coding sequence ATGAATTATTATTCCATTGGCGAAGCGGCAGCCCGGCTCGGGATTCCGGAATCTACCATACGTTATTATGAGAAGAAGGGATTGCTGCCCCGGGTGGAGCGGGATGAGGCGGGTAGGCGGATTTTCACGGAAGATTACCTTGCTTTTCTTAAGATTATCCTCTATCTGAAAAACACACAGATGCCCATAAGCCAGATCAGGCAATATGTGGACTGGATGGCGGAAGGGGAGCGCACGACTGCGCTGCGGCTCGCCATGTTTCAAGAACACAAACAGGCTGTACTGGCACAAATCACGCTCATGACCGAAGCCTTGCAGGGCATTGATAAGAAAATAAAACGGTATACGAATTACTTAGAAACTAAAGGAAATGAGGTTTTATCATGA
- a CDS encoding TetR family transcriptional regulator C-terminal domain-containing protein, with amino-acid sequence MPKIVDHSERKSNIAEATWRVIIRQGIKGATVRNIAAEAGVSLGALRHYFSTQQELLEFAMNLVKERVTARIVDIMQSELTPREQIMRVLLELIPTDDSSMAEMEVWFAFTFHLKTAGEKPAELNDSIYPLTVQIIDYLDQQGLLRPGLDKDDEAERLYALIDGLALHAMLEPDRMNKQRVIRVLNVHLESICIPSVT; translated from the coding sequence ATGCCAAAAATTGTAGATCATTCCGAACGAAAATCGAATATTGCCGAAGCCACCTGGCGGGTCATTATCCGGCAGGGAATCAAAGGGGCAACAGTGCGAAATATTGCTGCTGAGGCGGGGGTATCCTTGGGTGCGCTGCGCCATTATTTCTCTACCCAGCAGGAATTGCTGGAGTTTGCTATGAATCTGGTGAAGGAGCGCGTAACAGCGAGAATTGTGGACATTATGCAGTCGGAGCTTACCCCACGGGAGCAGATTATGCGGGTGCTGCTGGAACTGATCCCCACCGACGACAGCAGCATGGCTGAGATGGAGGTATGGTTCGCATTTACCTTTCATCTCAAGACTGCCGGGGAGAAGCCTGCTGAGCTTAATGATTCGATCTATCCGCTGACTGTCCAAATTATTGACTATCTGGATCAGCAGGGGCTCCTCAGGCCGGGGCTGGACAAGGACGATGAGGCCGAGCGGCTGTATGCCTTGATTGACGGGCTGGCCCTTCATGCCATGCTTGAGCCTGACCGGATGAATAAACAACGTGTGATCCGGGTGCTGAATGTTCATCTGGAATCTATCTGTATTCCAAGTGTGACATAA